The genomic interval CGACAAGATGCTCTTTATGTAGTGTTTTTTTACAAATTCAATCGTTTTTCCCGTAAAACAATCCTCATCAACGATGACAATACGCCCGTTTAGGTAAACAAAGAAATTACTGCACAAATGCCCTCTCTTCTGGTCGTGCCGAGAATCCTAATTTTACCTAGGACATCCCAAAACGAAAATATCGAGAGACGCCTAAACTAAACCGAGCTACATAGCAAAGAGCGAGGCTTAATATTATTTTCTCTGATAATAATTTTTTAATCTCTAGAGCTTGTTGTTACTAAAATTACTCGGCCCTTTCGGCAAGCCTGTGTGACTAATGACAGCATGATTCGCTAGCCTATAGCCTCAGCAATTTCAAGAGGCAACATAAAGAAATAGATACTCACATTGGTTAAAGAGGCATTTGCTCATTGGTGAACACCATGCATAAAACAAAGTAAAATCCCAGATTATCTGTGGGAGCAAGTAAAAGGGATCTTGAATGATTACACCATTGAAAAATCTGCAGAGCATTAAACATCAGCACTACTTCCCAATGAGAATGTTGCTATTCAATGTGTTGAGGTAAAAGAACGTTTTCCTGTGGTTCCTATGCCGACCATGTGGGAACAAAGTGATGTTTGTGCTATTGAGCTTCACCGACCTTGATGAAGCCAAGATTTGGGTTCTTTAACAATTTGGTCTTTATAAACCTGAAGTGCAATTAGGTATTCAAAGGGGTTAATGCCGGATAACTCAGAGGTATAAATAATACTGGTGTATACGCCGCCTAAGAAAATAAACTCGCAAGATATGCAAATCTATATAGAAATAAATAAGTAAAGGCAGGGTTGATTTAATTTCTCTATAAGTTCTGTTTTTATTTGTCGTAATGAAGTAAGTGGGAGCATGATTTCAGGCAATATAATAATATGGACAAAAATAGCCCTTCCTGCTTTTCTTATGAATATTTTCGTAATAAATTTATCTAAATTCCTCTCTTTGAAATGTTTGTAAACAATACGATCAATTTTATTGCCCAATTGCTGATCGGACATTACATCCAAAAGCTCCTCGGAATTAATTTTCAATAATTTAATCGGTTCGCGTATGATGATAAAAATTAAACAGATCACCAGCACAGGATCAATATAAGGAATAATAAAAGCATATGCAGTGCCATTAAGGATGACACCCAAAAAAAATGCAATGCTCAACATAATACTTTGTAACCCATCAATAAACCACACAAGCCCTTGGGATAATAACAACTGATTATTCCTGGGTCTTGCGAAACGATAAAAAAGAAATGCCATCAAGAAACATGCACAAGCAGCGATCCCTTGATAAAAAGCCGGCAAAAGGAAATTTTTGACATAATGTAAATGAATGATGTCTCTTATAGCAGAGGTTAAAGCAAAAGCACAAGAACCTATAATCAATGCACCTTCACCTAGAATCACTAGTGGTTCAAGTTTATAGTACCCAAACTGAAATTTTTTAGAATAATGTAAGTTCATTTTCTGACTGGCCAGAAAAATCAAATAGGTGCTAAAAATCCCTATCGAACAATACATTCCATCAATGGTAATCGCGGTAGAATCAATATGTGTTCCAATAAGGATCCCTATTAATCCCATAACAGTAGTGAGGGCAATAGAAATCTTTATAAGCTTCTGCTCTTTTCGAAAATCATCCGAAATTAAGTTTTGCATTTCAAATAATATGTTAAAAACGTTGATAATATTGATCACTTACTATTTGAGTATAACACAGCAAATTTCTTTGCGCGGGAGAGTAAGTTTGAAGAGCTATGGATGAGCCTCTATTTCAAACAGATACTCTTAAATAATCTAGGGTTTGATAAAATATACTGATATACGAGCTGCGAGACTACCTCACTGTTATTTTTTAACAGTGCCCTCAAAATAAACCAATGATAAAATTTGCACCCAACTCATCCATTATAAAATTTAAGTTTTTATTATGTATCGCAGCCCCAAAGCTCATAATGTTCATACAGCCATTTTATCCTATCTTCATGATAATGACGCCTCTCCTCTTAATAAAACTCATGTGAAGCATGCAATTAAAGCATTGGATGAAGCTTCATTACTTGAACTCAGCATCCATGGCTATAGTCATCTCAATGATATTTTACATCTGTCATTTGAAATTGCACCACACAACGCAGGAAGAAAGTGTTCATTTCTCATGCAACGGTTACTCTGCAAAGCCAACTCATTAGGCAGTAGATGCATTACAAAACTCCTTCTTCAAGAAAGTCATGATGGATTCACACCGCTGCATCAAGTACTTAACGCAGGTACTCCTGAAAACCTGAAAATCTACCTTGGTGAAGTACGCCATGCGGTCACTAACCAATGGATGGAAAGGAACGATTACATCGACTTACTCATAAATCCCAATAAAGCAGGCTTCACACCACTCCATGATGTACTTAAAGCGGGTAATCCTGAAAACGTTAAAATCTACCTTAATGAGATACGTCATGCAGTCACTAACCAATGGATGGAAAAAAACGATTATATACACTTGTTAATAAAACCCACTAACGCAGGCTTCACCCCCCTCCATGATGTACTTAAAGCAGGCAATCC from Legionella sainthelensi carries:
- a CDS encoding ankyrin repeat domain-containing protein, with product MYRSPKAHNVHTAILSYLHDNDASPLNKTHVKHAIKALDEASLLELSIHGYSHLNDILHLSFEIAPHNAGRKCSFLMQRLLCKANSLGSRCITKLLLQESHDGFTPLHQVLNAGTPENLKIYLGEVRHAVTNQWMERNDYIDLLINPNKAGFTPLHDVLKAGNPENVKIYLNEIRHAVTNQWMEKNDYIHLLIKPTNAGFTPLHDVLKAGNPENVKIYLDELDHAVINQGMEKNDYVNLLIQPTNSGLTPLHQAANSNSVNTLVFFLNELKKLPMHIYSQALFAKTDEGFIPSCQKAKSNANEINTFLKQERKNSIKPTPQNPGYAPQRFFKYKKQKHDFYQNNRFESCPKPKQQNNFL
- a CDS encoding cation transporter; translated protein: MQNLISDDFRKEQKLIKISIALTTVMGLIGILIGTHIDSTAITIDGMYCSIGIFSTYLIFLASQKMNLHYSKKFQFGYYKLEPLVILGEGALIIGSCAFALTSAIRDIIHLHYVKNFLLPAFYQGIAACACFLMAFLFYRFARPRNNQLLLSQGLVWFIDGLQSIMLSIAFFLGVILNGTAYAFIIPYIDPVLVICLIFIIIREPIKLLKINSEELLDVMSDQQLGNKIDRIVYKHFKERNLDKFITKIFIRKAGRAIFVHIIILPEIMLPLTSLRQIKTELIEKLNQPCLYLFISI